From Amycolatopsis sp. cg9, one genomic window encodes:
- a CDS encoding spore germination protein GerW family protein, whose translation MNVDELLTKAKNGLETKMVFGEPYETDGVTVIVASTVGTGGGGGDSRDEKGRSGEGGGFGLSAKPVGAYVIKDGKLRWEPAVDVNRLLATVGMIAVAALFAATRLAKLKYRAAAPAGES comes from the coding sequence GTGAACGTCGATGAACTGCTCACCAAGGCGAAGAACGGGCTGGAGACGAAGATGGTCTTCGGCGAGCCGTACGAGACCGACGGGGTCACCGTGATCGTGGCGTCCACGGTCGGCACCGGCGGCGGTGGCGGCGACAGCCGCGACGAGAAGGGCCGCTCCGGCGAAGGCGGCGGTTTCGGCCTGTCGGCCAAACCGGTCGGCGCGTACGTCATCAAGGACGGCAAGCTGCGCTGGGAACCGGCGGTGGACGTCAACCGCCTGCTGGCCACCGTCGGCATGATCGCCGTCGCGGCGCTGTTCGCGGCGACGCGCCTCGCGAAGCTCAAGTACCGCGCGGCGGCCCCGGCCGGTGAGTCCTGA
- a CDS encoding class I fructose-bisphosphate aldolase — protein sequence MAHRPALAELGLNTGKKTRLHRILHDHGLRNGTAFFLPYDQGLEHGPRDFFANPAAGDPKYVLKLALEGGFNGIALQIGLAEKFYWDYAGELPLVLKLNGKTEIPPDGEALSPLHGSVEDAVRLGADAVGYTLYVGTPAQEPDFAQLRRVRADAHRLGMPLIVWAYPRGSAIEGKGGKDSFYAVDYAARTASELGADVVKVNFPHPAKIDNVPAPYAKETTSQQAIDAVVRSAGRTLLLVSGGGKAGDDAMLEKARESMEAGATGLIFGRNVWQRDHDESLRFVSALRDILAKYPST from the coding sequence ATGGCGCACCGTCCCGCACTGGCCGAACTCGGGCTGAACACCGGCAAGAAGACGCGCTTGCACCGCATCCTGCACGACCACGGCCTGCGCAACGGGACCGCGTTCTTCCTGCCCTACGACCAGGGCCTCGAGCACGGGCCGCGCGACTTCTTCGCGAACCCCGCCGCGGGCGACCCGAAGTACGTCCTCAAGCTGGCGCTCGAAGGCGGCTTCAACGGGATCGCCCTCCAGATCGGCCTGGCCGAAAAGTTCTACTGGGACTACGCGGGCGAGCTGCCGCTGGTGCTGAAGCTCAACGGCAAGACCGAAATCCCGCCGGACGGCGAGGCGCTGTCGCCGCTGCACGGCAGCGTCGAGGACGCGGTCCGGCTCGGCGCGGACGCCGTCGGGTACACCCTCTACGTCGGAACTCCCGCGCAGGAACCGGACTTCGCGCAGCTGCGGCGGGTCCGCGCCGACGCGCACCGCCTGGGCATGCCGCTGATCGTCTGGGCGTACCCGCGGGGTTCGGCCATCGAGGGCAAGGGCGGGAAGGACTCGTTCTACGCCGTCGACTACGCCGCGCGCACCGCGTCCGAGCTGGGCGCCGACGTCGTGAAGGTCAACTTCCCGCACCCGGCGAAGATCGACAACGTGCCGGCCCCGTACGCGAAGGAAACCACCAGCCAGCAGGCGATCGACGCCGTCGTCCGGTCGGCCGGGCGGACGCTGCTGCTCGTTTCCGGCGGTGGCAAGGCCGGCGACGACGCGATGCTCGAGAAGGCGCGCGAGTCGATGGAGGCCGGCGCGACCGGGCTGATCTTCGGCCGCAACGTCTGGCAGCGCGACCACGACGAGTCCCTGCGGTTCGTCTCGGCGCTGCGCGACATCCTCGCCAAGTACCCGAGCACATGA
- a CDS encoding 2-oxoacid:acceptor oxidoreductase family protein, which yields MTEVRIHGRGGQGVVTAAELLSVAAFTEGRHAQAFPSFGSERTGAPVVSFCRIAGRVIRTREPIVRPDALIIQDATLLHQVNVFEGLKPAGYLLVNSAHSFEELGLGEFVRGFRRERLLVVPATELAQQHLGRPMPNAALLGGFAALTGVVELRSVISAISGRFSGAKADGNIAAATAAYGFVRAEREELSGAQAD from the coding sequence ATGACCGAAGTCCGCATCCACGGCCGCGGCGGCCAGGGCGTGGTGACCGCGGCGGAGCTGCTGTCGGTCGCCGCGTTCACCGAAGGGCGGCACGCGCAGGCGTTCCCCAGCTTCGGTTCGGAGCGCACGGGCGCACCGGTCGTGTCCTTCTGTCGGATCGCCGGCCGGGTGATCCGCACGCGGGAACCGATCGTGCGGCCGGACGCGCTGATCATCCAGGACGCCACCCTGCTGCACCAGGTGAACGTCTTCGAGGGCTTGAAGCCGGCGGGCTACCTGCTGGTGAACTCCGCGCACAGCTTCGAGGAACTGGGGCTGGGGGAGTTCGTCCGCGGCTTCCGGCGCGAGCGGCTGCTCGTGGTGCCCGCGACCGAGCTGGCGCAGCAGCACCTCGGCCGCCCGATGCCGAACGCCGCGCTGCTGGGCGGGTTCGCCGCCCTGACCGGCGTCGTCGAGCTGCGCTCGGTGATCAGCGCGATCTCCGGCCGGTTCAGCGGCGCGAAGGCCGACGGCAACATCGCCGCGGCGACCGCCGCGTACGGGTTCGTCCGCGCCGAACGGGAGGAGCTCTCCGGTGCTCAGGCAGATTGA
- a CDS encoding transketolase C-terminal domain-containing protein, which produces MLRQIEGSKAVADAVALCRPEVVCAYPISPQTHIVEGLAELVKSGELAPCEFVNVESEFAAMSVAIGASAAGARAYTATASQGLLYMTEAVFNASGLGLPIVMTVANRAIGAPINIWNDHSDSMALRDAGWIQLYAETNQEAADLHVQAFRIAEELSTPVMVCMDGFVLTHAWEQVDTPEQDQVDAFLPPYEPRQVLDPVEPSSIGAMVGPEAFTEVRYLAHARLTEALDLVPDVADRFAEKFGRNSGGLVRAYRTEDADTIVLALGSVLGTLKDTVDELREDGLRVGVLGLTCFRPFPAAAVRAAIGHAARVVVLERAFEPGVGGIVTQNVVTASPATEIHTVVAGLGGRAVTKSSLDRVLRAADRLPPLTFLDLDRSLIDRELGRLAAARRSGPTAENLLRDLGAVASRIG; this is translated from the coding sequence GTGCTCAGGCAGATTGAGGGGTCCAAGGCCGTCGCCGACGCGGTCGCGCTGTGCCGCCCGGAGGTCGTCTGCGCGTACCCGATCTCACCCCAGACGCACATCGTCGAAGGCCTGGCGGAGCTGGTGAAGTCCGGTGAGCTCGCGCCGTGCGAGTTCGTCAACGTCGAGTCGGAGTTCGCCGCGATGTCAGTCGCCATCGGGGCGTCCGCGGCCGGTGCGCGGGCCTACACGGCCACCGCGAGCCAGGGCCTGCTGTACATGACCGAGGCGGTGTTCAACGCCTCCGGGCTCGGCCTGCCGATCGTGATGACGGTGGCCAACCGGGCGATCGGCGCGCCGATCAACATCTGGAACGACCACAGCGACAGCATGGCGCTGCGGGACGCCGGCTGGATCCAGCTCTACGCCGAGACGAACCAGGAGGCCGCCGACCTGCACGTCCAGGCGTTCCGGATCGCCGAGGAGCTGTCCACGCCGGTGATGGTCTGCATGGACGGCTTCGTGCTGACCCACGCGTGGGAGCAGGTCGACACCCCGGAGCAGGACCAGGTCGACGCCTTCCTGCCGCCGTACGAGCCCCGGCAGGTCCTCGACCCGGTCGAGCCGTCGTCGATCGGGGCGATGGTCGGCCCCGAGGCGTTCACCGAGGTCCGCTACCTCGCCCACGCCCGCCTGACCGAGGCACTCGACCTGGTCCCGGACGTCGCGGACCGGTTCGCGGAGAAGTTCGGGCGGAACTCCGGCGGGCTGGTCCGCGCGTACCGCACCGAGGACGCCGACACGATCGTCCTCGCGCTCGGCTCGGTGCTCGGCACGCTCAAGGACACCGTCGACGAACTGCGCGAGGACGGGCTGCGCGTCGGCGTGCTCGGCCTGACCTGCTTCCGCCCGTTCCCCGCGGCCGCCGTCCGCGCGGCGATCGGGCACGCCGCCCGCGTCGTCGTCCTGGAACGGGCCTTCGAACCCGGTGTCGGGGGGATCGTCACGCAGAACGTCGTCACGGCTTCGCCCGCAACGGAAATCCACACGGTCGTGGCGGGCCTCGGCGGGCGCGCGGTCACGAAGAGCTCGCTGGACCGAGTGCTGCGAGCGGCGGACCGGTTGCCGCCGTTGACGTTCCTCGATCTCGACCGCTCGCTGATCGACCGGGAGCTGGGCCGGCTCGCCGCCGCCCGGCGCTCGGGCCCCACGGCCGAAAACCTCCTGCGCGACCTCGGTGCGGTCGCCTCACGGATCGGGTGA
- a CDS encoding thiamine pyrophosphate-dependent enzyme translates to MAVTPIKFYQTGSFAVGGRLLGDDQRSVQSDRERINSIDCGHRACQGCGEALGARYALDAAMRATGNRMVAVNATGCLEVFSTPYPETSWRIPWLHSLFGNAPAVATGVAAAMKAKGRTDVRVVGQGGDGGTVDIGFACLSGMFERNDDVLYICYDNEAYMNTGVQRSGATPAAARTATTPAVGPEPGAVFGQGKNVPMIALAHEIPYVATATVADLRDLEAKVTRAMEFRGARYLHVLVPCPLGWGSASHDTILIARLAKESGLFPVFEAEHGEIVATSKIRRRVPVEDYLRRQTRYAHLFGDEPRTDVIARIQAQADRNIRRYGLLGED, encoded by the coding sequence ATGGCGGTGACGCCGATCAAGTTCTACCAGACCGGCAGCTTCGCGGTCGGGGGCCGATTGCTCGGCGACGACCAGCGCAGCGTGCAGTCCGACCGCGAGCGGATCAACTCGATCGACTGCGGGCACCGCGCCTGCCAGGGCTGCGGCGAGGCACTGGGCGCGCGGTACGCCCTCGACGCGGCCATGCGCGCCACCGGGAACCGGATGGTCGCCGTGAACGCGACCGGCTGCCTGGAAGTCTTCTCGACGCCGTACCCCGAGACGTCGTGGCGGATCCCGTGGCTGCACTCGCTGTTCGGCAACGCGCCCGCGGTGGCGACCGGCGTCGCCGCGGCGATGAAGGCCAAGGGCCGCACGGACGTCCGCGTGGTCGGCCAGGGCGGTGACGGCGGCACGGTCGACATCGGTTTCGCCTGCCTGTCCGGCATGTTCGAGCGCAACGACGACGTGCTCTACATCTGCTACGACAACGAGGCCTACATGAACACCGGCGTCCAGCGCTCCGGCGCGACGCCGGCCGCGGCCCGCACGGCGACGACGCCCGCGGTCGGACCGGAGCCCGGTGCGGTGTTCGGGCAGGGCAAGAACGTCCCGATGATCGCGCTGGCGCACGAGATCCCGTACGTGGCGACGGCGACCGTCGCGGACCTGCGCGACCTCGAAGCGAAGGTCACGCGGGCGATGGAGTTCCGCGGCGCCCGCTACCTGCACGTGCTGGTGCCGTGCCCGCTCGGCTGGGGCAGCGCGTCGCACGACACGATCCTGATCGCCCGCCTGGCCAAGGAAAGCGGGCTGTTCCCGGTGTTCGAGGCCGAGCACGGCGAGATCGTCGCGACGTCGAAGATCCGCCGCCGGGTGCCCGTCGAGGACTACCTGCGGCGCCAGACGCGGTACGCGCACCTGTTCGGCGACGAGCCCCGCACCGACGTGATCGCGCGGATCCAGGCGCAGGCCGACCGGAACATCCGCCGCTACGGCCTGCTCGGAGAGGACTGA
- a CDS encoding NAD(P)-binding protein, with translation MEHEKPFAITLDVGSSRANKTGAWRSERPVYVDLLPPCNQACPAGQDIQKWLYHAESGNYEDAWRGIMADSPFPAVLGRICYRPCESACNRGQLDEAVGINSVERFLGDEGIKQGWTMPVTAAPSGKRVLVVGAGPAGLSAAFHLARSGHAVTVRDAEAAPGGMLRYGIPRYRLPRDVLDAEIGRIRAMGVLFEQDSRVTDAAKAMTEGGFDAVFLAVGAQVGKRAYIPAGDSARVLDAVSLLHDVESGERPLLGRRVAVYGGGNTAMDAARTAKRLGATDAVVVYRRTRDRMPAHESEVAEATEEGVSMRWLSTISEVDGEGITVEKMRLDESGFPQPTGEFERLAADSVVLALGQDSDLSLVDSLPDVDRTGGVVRVGAGLMTGHPGIFAGGDMVPSGRTATVAVGHGAKAAEEIDGWLRGTAVAAPPPPRPATFENLNTWYFSDADRTVRPHLDLSRRVSTFDEIKGGLDPSTALFEARRCLSCGNCFECDNCYGVCPDNAVIKLDPGDRYAIDLDYCKGCGICVAECPCGAIEMVPEET, from the coding sequence ATGGAGCACGAGAAGCCGTTCGCGATCACGCTCGACGTCGGGTCCAGCCGGGCCAACAAGACCGGCGCGTGGCGCAGCGAGCGGCCGGTCTACGTCGACCTGCTGCCGCCGTGCAACCAGGCGTGCCCGGCCGGCCAGGACATCCAGAAGTGGCTCTACCACGCGGAATCCGGGAACTACGAGGACGCGTGGCGGGGGATCATGGCCGACAGCCCGTTCCCGGCCGTGCTCGGCCGGATCTGCTACCGGCCGTGCGAGAGCGCGTGCAACCGGGGGCAGCTCGACGAGGCCGTCGGGATCAACTCCGTCGAACGGTTCCTCGGCGACGAAGGGATCAAGCAGGGCTGGACGATGCCGGTGACGGCCGCGCCGTCCGGCAAGCGGGTGCTCGTCGTGGGCGCCGGGCCGGCGGGGCTGTCCGCCGCGTTCCACCTGGCGCGGTCCGGGCACGCCGTCACCGTCCGCGACGCGGAGGCCGCGCCCGGCGGCATGCTGCGCTACGGCATCCCGCGCTACCGGCTGCCCCGCGACGTGCTCGACGCGGAGATCGGCCGGATCCGCGCCATGGGCGTCTTGTTCGAGCAGGACAGCCGCGTCACCGACGCCGCGAAGGCGATGACCGAAGGCGGGTTCGACGCGGTCTTCCTCGCCGTCGGCGCCCAGGTCGGCAAGCGGGCCTACATCCCCGCGGGCGACTCGGCGCGCGTGCTGGACGCCGTTTCCCTGTTGCACGACGTGGAAAGCGGCGAACGGCCGCTGCTCGGCCGCCGCGTCGCGGTCTACGGCGGCGGCAACACCGCGATGGACGCCGCCCGCACCGCGAAGCGGCTCGGCGCGACCGACGCCGTGGTCGTCTACCGCCGCACGCGCGACCGGATGCCGGCTCACGAGTCCGAAGTGGCCGAAGCCACCGAAGAAGGCGTCTCGATGCGCTGGCTGTCGACGATCAGCGAGGTCGACGGCGAGGGCATCACGGTCGAGAAGATGCGGCTCGACGAGTCCGGGTTCCCGCAGCCGACCGGCGAGTTCGAGCGCCTGGCCGCGGACAGCGTCGTGCTGGCCCTCGGCCAGGACAGCGATCTGTCCCTGGTGGACAGCCTGCCGGACGTCGACCGCACCGGCGGCGTCGTGCGGGTCGGCGCGGGCCTGATGACCGGGCACCCGGGGATCTTCGCCGGCGGCGACATGGTGCCCTCGGGCCGGACCGCGACCGTCGCGGTCGGCCACGGTGCGAAGGCGGCCGAGGAGATCGACGGCTGGCTGCGCGGGACCGCGGTCGCCGCGCCGCCACCGCCGCGTCCGGCGACCTTCGAGAACCTCAACACCTGGTACTTCAGCGACGCCGACCGGACCGTCCGGCCGCACCTCGACCTGTCCCGGCGGGTGTCGACGTTCGACGAGATCAAGGGCGGCCTGGACCCGTCGACGGCGTTGTTCGAGGCCCGCCGCTGCCTGTCCTGCGGCAACTGCTTCGAGTGCGACAACTGCTACGGGGTCTGCCCGGACAACGCGGTGATCAAGCTCGACCCGGGTGACCGGTACGCGATCGACCTCGACTACTGCAAGGGCTGCGGGATCTGCGTCGCCGAATGCCCGTGCGGCGCCATCGAAATGGTCCCCGAAGAAACCTGA
- a CDS encoding DUF1876 domain-containing protein — MEEKRWHVELIIDEDGERTRATARLHTADDTRISGTGTARLNPADRNVPEIGDELAASRALSDLAHNLLECAAGDIEELTHKPVELRS, encoded by the coding sequence ATGGAAGAGAAGCGCTGGCACGTCGAACTGATCATCGACGAAGACGGCGAGCGCACCCGGGCCACGGCCCGGCTGCACACCGCCGACGACACCCGGATCTCCGGCACCGGCACGGCCCGGCTCAACCCGGCCGACCGGAACGTGCCCGAGATCGGCGACGAGCTCGCGGCGTCGCGCGCGTTGAGCGACCTCGCGCACAACCTGCTCGAGTGCGCCGCCGGCGACATCGAAGAGCTCACCCACAAGCCGGTCGAGCTGAGGAGCTGA
- a CDS encoding flavodoxin family protein: protein MRILVVFESMFGATEQIARAVGKGLAAEVVNVDDAPADVTGVDLLVVGGPTHVHGMSRAATRKSAADQGEEPTRSKTGVREWLGALGPVPPGLPVAAFDTRIDKSRLLTGAASLGIAKRLRRLGCRLAVPAESFFVGTDPGGTGPAPGEPDRAEAWGAALGAAARRTVS from the coding sequence ATGCGGATCCTCGTCGTGTTCGAATCGATGTTCGGCGCCACCGAACAGATCGCCCGCGCCGTCGGCAAGGGGCTGGCCGCCGAGGTGGTCAACGTCGACGACGCGCCGGCGGACGTCACCGGCGTCGACCTGCTCGTCGTCGGCGGGCCCACCCACGTGCACGGCATGAGCCGCGCCGCGACGCGGAAATCGGCCGCGGACCAGGGCGAGGAGCCGACCCGGTCGAAGACCGGGGTGCGCGAGTGGCTCGGCGCCCTCGGACCGGTCCCGCCGGGACTCCCGGTCGCGGCCTTCGACACCCGGATCGACAAGTCGCGCCTGCTCACCGGTGCCGCTTCGCTCGGCATCGCGAAGCGGCTGCGCCGGCTCGGGTGCCGGCTGGCGGTCCCGGCCGAGAGCTTCTTCGTCGGCACGGACCCGGGCGGCACCGGCCCCGCTCCCGGCGAGCCGGACCGGGCCGAAGCCTGGGGCGCGGCGCTCGGCGCGGCCGCGCGCCGGACCGTGTCCTGA
- a CDS encoding glutamate--cysteine ligase: protein MADGGSTVGVEEEFVLADPRSGATAAVAPRVLELLADEPGVQAEFLRFQVETATGVCRSLPQVRADLTRLRRRLAEAAEPAGCVALATGVAPFGAAPRVTADPRYRTLAARFPALVGEAGTCACHVHVGVPSRAAGARVLARLRPWLAALLAISANSPYVEGLDSGWASARYPLWSRWPTARPPGEWRDVADYDAAVGGAVRGGQAIDARSVYFYARLSPRHPTVEVRIADVCLEVADAVLLAGLVRGLVVTALAEERRGAPPPRVPDALVERALRAAARYGLAGPGVDVLTGIPVAHEGLVEDLLAYVRPALRAMGDLDDVVAGWCALRSRGGGAERQRALRAGSATPAEFVARLAAVTSGEDRERKAAQ, encoded by the coding sequence GTGGCCGACGGGGGAAGCACGGTCGGGGTCGAGGAGGAGTTCGTGCTCGCCGACCCGCGGTCGGGGGCGACGGCCGCGGTGGCACCGCGGGTCCTGGAGCTGCTGGCGGACGAGCCGGGCGTACAAGCGGAGTTCCTGCGGTTCCAGGTGGAGACGGCGACCGGCGTGTGCCGGTCGCTGCCGCAGGTCCGGGCGGACCTGACCCGGCTGCGGCGGCGGCTGGCGGAGGCCGCGGAACCCGCCGGCTGCGTCGCGCTGGCCACGGGCGTCGCCCCGTTCGGCGCGGCGCCGCGGGTCACGGCCGATCCGCGCTACCGCACGCTGGCGGCCCGGTTTCCCGCGCTGGTGGGCGAGGCGGGGACGTGCGCCTGCCACGTCCACGTCGGGGTCCCGTCTCGGGCCGCCGGGGCGCGGGTGCTGGCGCGGCTGCGCCCGTGGCTCGCTGCCCTGCTGGCGATCAGCGCGAACTCGCCGTACGTCGAGGGGCTCGATTCCGGGTGGGCCAGCGCCCGGTACCCGCTGTGGTCGCGCTGGCCGACGGCCCGCCCGCCGGGCGAGTGGCGCGACGTCGCGGACTACGACGCGGCGGTCGGCGGTGCCGTCCGCGGCGGGCAGGCGATCGACGCCCGCAGCGTCTACTTCTACGCTCGCCTGTCCCCGCGCCACCCGACCGTCGAGGTGCGGATCGCCGACGTCTGCCTCGAGGTGGCCGACGCGGTGCTGCTCGCGGGCCTGGTGCGGGGCCTGGTCGTCACCGCGCTGGCCGAGGAGCGCCGCGGCGCGCCGCCGCCGCGCGTACCGGACGCGCTCGTCGAGCGGGCGCTGCGGGCGGCCGCGCGGTACGGCCTCGCCGGACCGGGCGTCGACGTGCTGACCGGCATCCCCGTGGCGCACGAAGGACTGGTCGAGGACCTGCTCGCCTACGTCCGGCCCGCACTGCGGGCGATGGGTGACCTCGACGACGTCGTGGCCGGCTGGTGCGCGCTCAGGTCCCGGGGCGGGGGCGCCGAGCGGCAGCGGGCGCTGCGCGCCGGGTCGGCCACCCCGGCGGAGTTCGTCGCCCGCCTGGCCGCGGTGACGAGCGGCGAAGACCGGGAACGGAAGGCAGCGCAGTGA
- a CDS encoding cation-translocating P-type ATPase: MKTTAHPEAFHARPAPDVAEQLGVDPRTGLGTEEAEARLARSGPNEVPAQAGPGPVLRLLRQFHDPLIYVLLLAGVVTGLFGGYVDAGVIGGVVALNALVGFVQESRAQRALDALSKMLPADATVVRDGVTRRIPAVRLVPGDVVELAAGDRVPADVRLVEVRMAEVDESALTGESMAVRKSADAVPAEAVVADRAGCAYSGTLVTRGWARAVVTATGGATELGGIQHLVATAEVVATPLTRKLARFSRQLSIAIVAVAAGAFALGVGRGTPAPEMFTAVVALAVGAIPEGLPAAVAIVLAIGVVRMSRRGAIVRNLPAVETLGGTTVICTDKTGTLTRNRMTVTTLAVAGRVVPPAEARECLVAGVLCNDAQLGEGDPTEIALLESAIAAGLDPEAIRAAAPRTDTVPFESETRTMTTVHGAVGYLKGAVEEVVARCETELGPGGVRPLDPAALDRLHRELTDQGLRVLAFARFTPGSAPTLLGLQAMHDPPRPEAVAAVAACRSAGIQVKMITGDHAGTARSIAAEVGLVDDAAAARVLTGAELAELPEAGFDETVAATQVFARVSPGQKLQLVHALQRGGHVVAMTGDGVNDAPALRRADIGVAMGRNGTDAARQAADMVLTDDDFASIESAVREGRSVFDNLRKFIAWTLPANIGEGMVVLVAILLGATLPIVPVQILWINMTTAVFLGLTMAFEPTESGIMARPPRPPKRPLFTAALLRRVVLVSLLLVVAAFVVHRAELAAGWSLAQARTSAINVFVGVQAAYLLSCRSLDRPVLLAWPGRSRMFGLGLGLTAGLQLLLTYAPVMNTWFHTAPVGAGSWLWVLGAAVVAFAVVEADKLFWHRVAARRRVSSAREGGEGRVR, encoded by the coding sequence GTGAAGACCACCGCCCACCCCGAGGCGTTCCACGCCCGCCCGGCGCCCGACGTCGCCGAGCAGCTCGGCGTCGACCCGCGAACCGGTCTCGGCACCGAAGAAGCCGAAGCGCGGCTTGCGCGCTCGGGCCCCAACGAAGTGCCGGCGCAAGCCGGGCCGGGTCCGGTGCTCCGGCTGCTGCGCCAGTTCCACGACCCCCTCATCTACGTCCTCCTGCTCGCCGGCGTGGTGACCGGGCTGTTCGGCGGCTACGTCGACGCCGGGGTCATCGGCGGGGTCGTCGCCCTCAACGCCCTCGTCGGGTTCGTCCAGGAGTCGCGGGCGCAACGCGCGCTCGACGCGCTGTCGAAGATGCTGCCGGCCGACGCGACCGTCGTCCGCGACGGCGTCACCCGGCGGATCCCCGCGGTGCGGCTCGTGCCGGGCGACGTCGTCGAGCTCGCGGCGGGGGACCGGGTGCCCGCCGACGTGCGCCTCGTCGAGGTCCGCATGGCGGAGGTCGACGAGTCGGCCCTGACCGGCGAGTCGATGGCGGTGCGCAAGTCCGCCGACGCCGTGCCGGCGGAAGCCGTGGTCGCCGACCGGGCCGGCTGCGCCTACTCCGGGACGCTGGTGACCCGCGGCTGGGCCCGCGCGGTGGTCACGGCGACCGGCGGCGCGACCGAGCTGGGCGGCATCCAGCACCTGGTGGCCACCGCGGAGGTCGTCGCCACCCCGCTCACCCGCAAGCTGGCCCGGTTCTCGCGGCAGCTGAGCATCGCGATCGTCGCGGTCGCGGCCGGGGCGTTCGCGCTCGGCGTCGGCCGGGGCACCCCGGCCCCCGAGATGTTCACCGCCGTCGTCGCCCTCGCCGTCGGCGCGATTCCCGAGGGCCTGCCGGCCGCGGTGGCGATCGTCCTGGCCATCGGCGTGGTGCGGATGTCGCGGCGGGGCGCGATCGTGCGGAACCTGCCGGCGGTCGAGACCCTCGGCGGCACCACGGTCATCTGCACCGACAAGACCGGCACGCTCACCCGGAACCGGATGACCGTGACCACCCTCGCCGTCGCCGGCCGGGTGGTTCCCCCGGCGGAGGCCCGCGAGTGCCTCGTCGCCGGCGTCCTCTGCAACGATGCCCAGCTCGGCGAGGGCGACCCGACCGAGATCGCGTTGCTCGAGTCGGCGATCGCGGCCGGGCTGGACCCCGAGGCGATCCGCGCCGCCGCGCCGCGCACGGACACCGTGCCGTTCGAGTCGGAGACCCGCACGATGACGACGGTGCACGGCGCCGTCGGCTACCTCAAGGGCGCGGTCGAAGAGGTGGTCGCGCGGTGCGAGACCGAGCTCGGCCCCGGCGGCGTCCGTCCCCTCGACCCGGCCGCGCTGGACCGGCTGCACCGGGAGCTGACCGATCAGGGCCTGCGGGTGCTGGCGTTCGCCCGCTTCACCCCGGGTTCGGCACCGACTTTGCTGGGCCTGCAGGCGATGCACGACCCGCCGCGGCCGGAAGCGGTCGCCGCGGTCGCGGCGTGCCGCAGCGCGGGCATCCAGGTCAAGATGATCACCGGCGACCACGCCGGGACGGCCCGGTCGATCGCCGCCGAAGTCGGTCTGGTGGACGACGCCGCGGCCGCGCGGGTCCTCACCGGAGCCGAGCTGGCGGAGCTGCCCGAAGCCGGGTTCGACGAGACGGTGGCGGCCACGCAGGTGTTCGCCCGGGTGTCGCCGGGGCAGAAGCTCCAGCTGGTGCACGCCTTGCAGCGGGGCGGGCACGTGGTCGCGATGACCGGCGACGGCGTCAACGACGCACCGGCGCTGCGCCGCGCGGACATCGGCGTCGCCATGGGGCGCAACGGCACCGATGCCGCCCGGCAGGCCGCCGACATGGTGCTGACCGACGACGACTTCGCCTCGATCGAGTCGGCGGTGCGGGAAGGCCGGAGCGTCTTCGACAACCTGCGGAAGTTCATCGCCTGGACGCTGCCGGCCAACATCGGCGAGGGCATGGTCGTGCTGGTCGCGATCCTGCTCGGCGCGACGCTGCCGATCGTGCCGGTGCAGATCCTGTGGATCAACATGACGACGGCGGTGTTCCTCGGTCTCACGATGGCGTTCGAACCCACCGAGAGCGGCATCATGGCCCGGCCACCGCGCCCGCCGAAGCGGCCGCTCTTCACCGCCGCGTTGCTGCGCCGGGTCGTGCTCGTGTCGCTCCTGCTGGTCGTGGCCGCGTTCGTGGTCCACCGAGCCGAGCTGGCCGCGGGCTGGTCGCTCGCGCAGGCCCGCACGAGCGCGATCAACGTGTTCGTCGGCGTGCAGGCCGCGTACCTGCTCAGCTGCCGGTCGCTGGACCGGCCGGTGCTGCTCGCGTGGCCGGGCCGCAGCCGGATGTTCGGTCTCGGCCTCGGGCTCACGGCCGGGCTCCAGCTGCTGCTGACCTACGCGCCGGTCATGAACACGTGGTTCCACACCGCGCCGGTCGGCGCCGGCTCCTGGCTGTGGGTCCTGGGTGCCGCGGTCGTGGCGTTCGCCGTGGTGGAGGCGGACAAGCTGTTCTGGCACCGGGTGGCGGCGCGGCGGCGGGTCAGCTCAGCCCGGGAAGGCGGCGAAGGGCGAGTGCGGTGA